TAATCATCTCAGTAAAGTAATAAAATGTTACAAACCAAGCAAACAGAAAAGTCTGAGGTGAGAGCTTGTGTAGCTTTCCATCCATCCATTTCACCCGTAACCCGTTTACATACAAAAAAACCATATGTTTCAATCAACCAAAATGACTGCCAGGCTGCACAGCATGAAATGACCAGTAGATAAGTGAGCAGCACTGTAAATGTATCACCTTGTCTCTAACCGCACCTCGGAAATACCAACATAGGGAGGCGAACGGTGTGCACGATTACATCAAAGAAAGGACTATCAGGATAGGTAAATATGTCATTGAGACGAGGAAAACCGTCCGAGTGATAGCAAAGGAATTTGGTGTTTCCAAAAGCACAGTCCACAAAGATTTAACAGAACGCTTACCAGAAATAAATCCGGAGCTCTACAACGAGGTGAAAAACGTACTCGAACACCACAAATCAATCCGCCATCTTCGCGGAGGCGAAGCAACCCGCAAAAAATACAGAATCGATCCAAAAGAAGACACAACAGCCAAACCAGTCGGATAACCAACCCTTGGAAGAAACGCAATTCTTATTTTTCTGCAGGGGAGGTGAGGAATGGAGTCTTACTGTTGGCCAAACTTCCCAACATAAAGGAGGTGGTGGCACGACCAACTGATATTCCCCAGCAACAATTATCCACATTGTGTCATTTCCAAAAACCCGGCTTATGTTGCCGGGTTTTTTGGTGTGGTGAGGTGGTGAACTAGCAATATTGTATGCCTAGGATAGTGGATATCAACCCGTAAGCGAATATATCGACCGGACAGCGAGGATATCAACCGGACGCCATATATATCAACCGGACAGCAAGGAAATCAACCCGTGAGTGAATATATCAACCGGATAGCGAGAATATCAACCCGACAGCAATTATATCGCCCCGAGACGATATGATTCAGCAGTAAAAATATAAGCATGAACGAAGAACTGTCTAAAGGGCAAAGTCATTCCTAGTCAATCTCTTTAGTGATATTTTTTATATATGGAAAAACAGAATCCTGAGGAAAATCACTTATTCTTGGGGAATGATATTTTCGCCCCTTGTTATCGCCTGTCACACTAAGGTCCATAGAATTCAAGCATACATTAGCTGTC
The genomic region above belongs to Virgibacillus doumboii and contains:
- the spoIIID gene encoding sporulation transcriptional regulator SpoIIID, coding for MHDYIKERTIRIGKYVIETRKTVRVIAKEFGVSKSTVHKDLTERLPEINPELYNEVKNVLEHHKSIRHLRGGEATRKKYRIDPKEDTTAKPVG